In Chitinophaga oryzae, the sequence TGAAAGTGAAAATACATATTAATGACGCAAAAAGCGTACATGGTGGCGATATTAACCAAACATTTCGTATAGGCACCAACGAGGGATATTTTTTCCTGAAGCTGAATGATGCCAGGCGTTATCCGGATATGTTTGCCGCCGAGTATGCCGGCCTGGAGGCGCTGCATGCTGCGCGGGCGCTGACGGTGCCGCAGCCGCTGGCTTACGGGCAGAGCAACGGGCAGTCGTACCTGTTGATGGAGCTGATGGTGAAAGGCAATGCGGTCCAGGATTTCTGGGAGCATTTTGCGCAGTCGCTGGCGCAGCAGCACCGGAAAACGCAGCCACATTACGGGTATCCTGCGCCGAATTACATCGGCACTGTCCGGCAGTACAATACGCCTTACAGCAGCTGGCCGGTATTTTATGCGTTCAACCGGCTGATGCCGCTGATACGGATGGCTTATGACCAGCGTATTATAGAGCAGGGCATGGTGCAGCAGGCGGAGCGGCTTTGCCGGCAGTTGCCGCAGTTGTTTCCGGCGGAGGCGCCGGCGTTGTTGCATGGGGATTTATGGTCGGGCAATTTTATGGTAGGGCCGGATGGCAGGGCTTGTGTATTTGACCCGGCGGTGTACTACGGGCACCGGGAGATGGACCTGGCGATGACGCGTTTGTTCGGCGGTTTTGACACCCGTTTTTACTATGCCTATCAGGCAGCCTGGCCGCTGTCGCCGGGGTGGCAACAGCGGATTGGCGTTTGCCAGTTATATCCTTTGCTGGTGCATATGTTATTATTTGGCGGAAACTATTACAACAGTATCCGGGAGGTATTGCAGGCCTATTGATGGGGATGTGAGGCGGCGTCCACAAATTCCCGCATACGGGCATATTCTTCATCCACTACCGGATAGTATTTATCCACGTCTGCCACGATTTCATCGAACAGGCGGGCAGCGCTTTCCGGTTGCTGCGGTTCTCCCGTGCGGAGGTTGTTTTCCAGTTCCTGCATTTTGGCGCTGATCCAGGTGAGGCCTACCATGGCGAAGTTGGGTTTCAGTTTATGTACCTGGAACTTCACCCTTTCCCAGTCACCGGTGTCTACGATGGCTTTTAATTTTTTGATTTCGTCCCGGATGGTCCGGATAAATATTTCAAATAAGTCGGCCGCATAGGAAATATTGTTCTCATAGAGCGCTGTGAGATACTTAACGTCCAATTCCGGGTGGAACTCAAATCCGCTGATATTCTGCACTTCTTCTTCCATTATTAATTCTGTTTCTTCTTCGTTGAGATATTTGTTAAAGATCTGTAGTAGCTGATCCGGCGTATACGGTTTAATAAGTATGTCGGTGATGCCCGCGGCCCTGACGGTGGCGGCGGTGTTTTCCATGGCTACAGCGGTGGTGGCGATAATAGGTGTTGCCACATTAAATTGGTTTTCATCTGTCCTGATTTGTTGGGCCAGTTCCAGTCCATTCATGCCGGGGATACGGATATCCATGAGGATAAGGTCATACTGCCGGGCGTTGAGAAACCATGTGGCATCGGGTCCATTGGTGGCCAGCTGGTAATTGATTTTATATTTTTCCAGGAGGCTCATCATGTAGCGCAGGTTCATCTGATTGTCTTCCACTACCAGCACACGGGCTTCCTCAAAGGTACGTTGTTTAAGTTTTTTACGGGGTTTGATTCCCGAAGCCGAGATGGGTTTTCTGCTGTCCATGAACGGGAGATCAAAAACGAAGCAGGTATTGTATCCCTGGCAGTCTTCCACGTTGATGGTCCCGCCGAGCAGTTCCACGAGTTGTTTCACGATGGCGAGGCCGAGGCCGGTGCCGCCGTATTTTTCGCGGATATCTGCTTCCGCCTGTTTATAGTTGCGGAAAATCAGCTCCAGTTTATCTTTCGGGATACCGATGCCGGTATCGCAGACCCGGAAGCGGACCCAGATGGTATTATCGAGCCAGCTTTCCTGGGTGGCTTTAATGGCAATTTCTCCTTCGCTGGTGAATTTCTCTGCATTTCCTAACAAATTGAGCAATATTTGGTTCAGCAGCACGTCATCTCCGATGAGCCAGGTGTTGAGGTTGGCGTCCAGTTCAGCGGTGATGGAGACGGGGCGCCGGCCCAGTTTGAGTTCAAAGGTATGGCGGAGGGACTGTATCAGTTCGCGGGGATTGAATTCCCGCTGGTTGACCTGCAGTTCGCCTGCTTCTATGCGGGAAATATCGAGTATATCGCTGACGATGCCCAGCAGTATGCCGGAGGAATGTTTCAGGATGTTGACATATTCCTTCTGCTGGGGGTCGAGGCTGGTTTCCTCGAGGAGGTGGGCCATGCCGATGATGGCGTTGAGGGGGGTGCGTATTTCGTGGCTCATGCTGGCCAGGAAGTCTTTCTGGGCGATGCGGGCCTCTTCAGCGAGGCGGCGGGCATTTTCCAGTTCGCGCTGGAGGCGTTTCTGCCCGGTGATGTCCATGTGGATGCCGGCGCCTCCGGTGATGTTGCCGTTGCGGTCGTACACATTGGCCGAGCTGGCGAGCACCCATCTGCGGGAGCCGTCTTTCAGCACTATTTCCATATCATAAACGAGGGGTACGTTTTCCGAGAGGCGTTTACGGCGGAGGGCGCGGGCGAAGGCCCGGTTTTCTTCCGGCACGAACACGTCGGTGATGTTTTTGCCCAGCAGTTCCGCTTCCGTATAACCGGAGAGGCGGCAGAAGCTTTCATATACGCGGGTGATGTTACCGTCGAGGTCGGTTTCGCACATAGCCGCGTTCAGGTTATTGAGCATGACGCGGAATTTGTGCTCGTTGCGTTTTATTTCTTCCTGGACGTGGTATTTGCGGGTGATATTGATGACCTGCCAGATACTGCCTTTAAAGCCGGGACCGTCAAAAACGGGGGTATAGGCCACTTCTACGGTAGTTCCGGTTTCCAGCACCAGTTCCCAGCCGAAAAGGGGCTTTTTTTCGCTTCTGATGGCATTCATTCTGGCGGCGAAGGTGTCCGGCCCGGTAACGAGCGGTTTCAAAAGCAGGATGAGGTCGTCAAAAGGGAGATTTTCCGGGATGGGCTGTGGCAGGCGCCTGGATAAGACGTCGTTTGTCCAGCAGCAACGGAAGTCCTCATCTGTCACTAGGATACCGGCGCTGGTATGGCTGAGCCATGCGTGGATAGGCAGCGAGCAGATGTCCGGGGTGTCACGGGCAGCCGGGAGGGCCGTGTCAGGAGCCGGGATTTTCCTTGCATTCTTTCCTTTGGATGTCATTGGTTATGATGGCCAGGGGACTTCAGGTTTTCAATTTCACGGTTGTATTGCAAAAAACAGGTATGAGATAAAGGCGGAAATCCTTACCTTTGCGGCTCACTCCCGCTGTTTAGCAACAGCAATATGGATGATATTCTGATATATAAATATATATAATCCGGATATCGAAAGTGAACAAATTTATGAAATTTTTGCAATTGCAAATATTTAATTACCTTTGCATCCCTCTAAAAGTGAGGACATTGATATGAAACCACTCCGCGAATTTGAGATAGCCTTTGTTGGATTAAAACCAGGGGTGCATTCATTTCAGTATGAGATCGGGGAAAGTTTCTTTGAGCATTTTGAAGGAGAAAGGGACTTCAGTGATTGTAAGGCGACGGTGAACCTGACGCTGGACAAGAAGGTAAATTTCTTTTTACTGAAGTTTGAGATCGGCGGTACGGTAACTGTTACCTGCGACCGTTGCGGGCAGCCTTACGAGCTGCAGCTCTGGGATGAGTTCAACCAGATTGTGAAAATGGCGGACAATCCCGAAGAAATGGCCAGTGAAGACGCAGATCCGGATGTAGCGTATATTTCCAAGACCGAGAGCCATCTGAACGTGGCGGAATGGATATACGAATTTATCCTGCTGAGCATTCCGATGCAACGCATCCATCCTGACACTGCCGATGGCAAAAGCGGATGTGATCCAAAGGTAATAGAAATGCTGGAGCGTATGAACCAGCAGGCAAAAGAGAACGATAACCCAATCTGGAAAGGATTGGATAAATTTAAGGACAATTAAAAATTAAATAAAATGCCAAATCCTAAACGCAGACATTCTCAGCAGAGATCAGCAAAGAGAAGAACGCATTACAAGGCGGTAGCGGATACATTAAGCACAGACAGCGCAACCGGTGAAGTGCACCTGAGACATCGTGCTCATTGGGTAGAAAACAAACTGTACTACAAAGGAAAAGTAGTGTTGGAAAAACAGAGCGCAGCTAAATAATTATTTTACTATTTTTACCCGAGCTAACAAGACAAACTTGAGTTACATGAGAATCGGGCTTGATATGATGGGAGGCGATTTTGCCCCCGCAGCAGCAGTAAAAGGAGTAAAGTTATTTTTAGACACCGTTGCATCTGATGCGCATCTGGTACTGATAGGGGACGAGTCACAACTGGTCCCTTTATTAGCGGAAGCGCAGGTGGACCAATCAAAATATTCAGTTGTTCATTCATCCCAGGTAATCGGGATGAATGAACACCCTACCAAGGCACTGAAAGAGAAGCCACAATCCTCCATCTCTATTGGCTTTCATTTACTTAAAAATGAAAAGATAGATGCTTTCATCAGCGCAGGTAACACCGGCGCCATGATGGTAGGCACCTTTTATTCCATTAAAGCCATCGAGGGAGTGCAACGTCCTACTATTTCTACCCTGGTCCCCCGTGAAAACGGTACACAAGGACTGATGCTGGATGTAGGTATCAACGCTGACTGTAAACCTGAAAACCTGGTGCAATTTGCCGTTCTGGGTTCCCTGTATTCCAAACACATCCTGAAGGTCGACAATCCAAAGGTTGGTCTGCTGAATATCGGCGAAGAAGAAGGCAAAGGCAACTTACTGGCACAGGCCACCTACCCGCTGTTAAAAGAAAACAAACAAATCAATTTCATCGGAAATATCGAAGGCAGAGATGTTTTGACCGAAAAAGCCGATGTCATTGTATGTGAAGGTTTTACCGGCAACATTATCTTAAAAATGGCCGAATCCGTTTACGATATCGCCGTAAGACGCAATATCAACGACGAATACCTGAACAAATTAGACTCAGAATCCTATGGCGGCACTCCCGTACTGGGCGTTAACAAACCAGTGATCATCGGTCACGGTATCTCCCAGAACGTTGCCTTCAAAAATATGATCCTGCTGGCACAACAAATGATCGAAAGTAAACTGCTGGAAAAGATCCAAGAGAGCTTCCACAGCAGCAACTAAGAGAATAAGAGAAAAGATATTGAAAAGAGGCAAACCGGATGGTTTGCCTCTTTTTGTTTGTGCGGCATTTTTAGTTGCCCAGGGATTCGGGCCAGGCCAGGGGATTCAGGCCAGAGGTCAGGCCAGAGGTCAGGCCAGGGGTCAGGCCAGGGGTCAGGCCAGGGATTCAGGCCAGGGATTCAGGCCCAGAAATCCCAGGGCTGATGCCCTGGGCAACAATGTTGTTCAAATTCGTAATGAAGAAGAAAGCAAATGGATGTAAAAAGGTTTGTCTGTTATATATAGCAGCTGTAATTGTAATGGAGGAAAGAAGGTCTGCCGATAATTGAAGGCCGTATTATCATGGATAATTTGAATAACATCGTAACCCCGGGTGTGAGCCCGGGGCATAAGGAGTGAGCATGACCAGGCATAAGAAGTGACCATGACCAGGCATCGCGAGTGAGCATAACCAGGCATAGCGAGTGAGCATAACCAGGCATAGCGAGTGAACCCCAAAACACAAGTGTGAAGCCTGGACACAGGCGTGGGCCCGAAACATACGAGTGCCCGGCTACTGCCCCTCGTAAAGCGGAAGCTTCACATAAAAGGTAGTGCCTTCATTGAGTTTTGTTTCAAACCATATCTCCCCTCTTGTTTGCTCCGCAATATTCTTACACATCGCCAGCCCTAATCCGGTACCGGATGATTTGGTGGTAAAATTGGGTACAAAAATCCGGGACTGCACCTCTGGTGAGATCCCTCCCCCGTTGTCTGCCACGCTTACGATCACGTAGTGGTCGGCCGTCTCCTGCAGCCGTACGCGGATATGGCCTTCGGTTTCTTCCGGAATAGCCTGAATGGCGTTGAGCAACAGGTTGGTAAACAACCGGTTCATCTGGGTTTTATCGGCAAATACATACAGCGGCCTGCCTGGTTCCACGTATTCGATGCTGCAGTCTTCCTGCGTTTGGTACAGGCCTGTCAGCGACGACAGCACTTCATTGAGCAACACCACCTCGTTGTTCGGCTCCCCGATACGGGCAAAGGCCGAGAAGTCGGAAGCTATATTGGACAGGTGTTCTATCTGTTCTACCAGCGTACGGGCCACATTGGTGGACAGTTCCTTTACATTGGGGGAATCGCCGGCAATGGCCCGCTGGAGGTATTGTATGCTCAGCTTCATCGGCGTCAGCGGATTCTTGATCTCATGGGCTACCTGCCGTGCCATTTCCCGCCAGGCCCCTTCCCTTTCGCTCTTGGCCAGCCTTGCGGCGCTGACTTCCAGCTTCCGCACCATCTTATTGTATTCTTTCACCAGGGCGCCGATTTCATCGTCTTTGTCCCATTCGATTTCATCGTTCCGCTGTCCCAGGTTCACATGCCGCAGCTTCTCCGTCACCAGCGAGAACGACCGGGTAATGGAATTGGTGATCAGCAGCGCCACCATCCCCGCGATAAGGAAGATGAACGCGTTGAAGTTGATCAACGCTACGAGGAAGTTCGAGATCTGCTGGTTACGTTCCGTCTGCGTAGCGAAATAAGGGACGTTGAGATAGGCCATTACATCCCCGCTGCGGTTGCGCAGCGGCATATAGCCGGAGAGGAACGGCATGCTGCCGATCTTTTCTGTCTGTATAAACTGGATATGCTGCAGGCGGGATATCTCGTAATAAGCCATGGGCTCCATTTTACCGGAGATCAGCCCTTTTTCCGTCATCAGCGGCTGCGTGGTGAGCCGCAGGTTGCCATCGGCGTCGTATACGTTGATGTCCAGCGCGCGCTCGTTGGCGATGTTGCCCAACGCGGCAGTCAGTTTCTCTTTAAACACGGGATCATACATGTTGTCGATCTCGTCCATGTCGCGCTGGTTAAGGAATACCGTTTCCACATCGGTGGCCACCTCTCCCATCGTTTTGCTCAGTCTTTCGCGGTTCTGCACTTCCGAGCGCCAGATGAAGAACATGGTGGTGGTAATACCGAGTATCACGAAAGAGAATACCACTACAAAGATGATGGTGCCATGTACTTTTTTGCGGATACTGATGTTGATCAGCGCCCGTATGTTGCTGAGGCGCATACGCGCCTTAATGAGCAAGTCAAATACCTTGTATATCACGATAATCAACAGGAACAGGCAGAACATGTACGCAAAAAGCGTGATAAACTCCACGAACGTACGGCTTTGTTTTACCACAAACACCACTTTCTCAGGCGAAGCGCGATAGATCATTTCCGAGTGGCCGTCTACATCCTTGATGGTCAGTTCACCTGGCGGCACATCGCCGGGATACAGCCGGATGGGGAACGGGTAATCGCTGTAATGGCTTACCAGCACGCCTTTATCATAGATAGCATAAGAGTAGTTGGCCTGCGATTCCCGGCTGCGGTCGTAGAGGTCGCCCTCCACCAGCAACTCGGGGTAGAGCCGTTCCTGGCTGAATATCTTGGGTTTGAGCACATACACCAGCCAGCCGGTGCCGGTGTTGTCCACCGGGTTATGGAATTCTTTCTTACCGATGTAATTATAGTCGTTGAAACTGGGCTCGTAGTAATAGAGGTCGTTGCCGCTGACGTCTGTGGGTGAAGCTTCCGATTCGAAGAACATACGGCGGTTGAACGAAATCAGGCTGGTGGTGTCTCCCGGATAGATAGGCTGGCCGTTTTCATCGTACGGATAGAACGCCACATCAAAGCGGCTCAGGTATCCCTGGAAATAATTCTGCAGCAGCACTTCTTCCATACGGGCTTTGGACTGTTTATTTCCTTTGTCCAGAAAGAAGTACTGCATGTATTCATCGTGTTCAATTTTTTTGCCCAGGTCGTTGAGCAGCATTTCGAGGTACGGGTCTTTCTGTTTGGAGAGATCGGCCGCCAGTTTTTCGCGGGCGGACAGTTCTTTCTGATCGTTGTAATACACCAGTGCGCCGGAGGTGGTGATCGTGAGCAGGAAGAGCCAGAACAGGAAAGGCACGGTGGCCACGCTGCTTTCAAAACGATCGGCCAGGAAATCGAGCAGCACGATATACAGCAGCAGCCAGATAACCATCGCCACGGAGAAAGGCAGTTCCGGGTTATGAATACGGAACAGCAGCCAGATGATGCCTACCGCCGCCAGCCACACGTATTTGGTGCGGTACTGGAAGTTGGTGAGCTCATTGAGCAGGTAGTTGATGATCTGGGAGAAGAACAGGAAGCTGAAAGAGATGAACCCGAGCACCACGAACCCGATCAGGCTGTATTCGTTGAGGCTGAAAGGGTTGGTCACGTCAAACGAGATGCGGGAGTCTATCACGAGGCTCTGGATCAGGTCTGCCAGGAACTGTTCCACCATGTACAGCAGGAGGCTGGCCACGATGATCACAATACTTTGCAGCCAGCGTTTGCGGAGTACCGGCAGGTTGATCGTTTTTACGTGTTCGCGGAAGAACAGGATCATCCAGAAGGCCAGCAGTACGTTGAGCAGCAGGTCTCCCAGTGAGTAGAATATTTCATCTTTCGCATAGATGACCGGATCGAATACGTTCAGCGCGCGGAGGTTGAACGGGAAGGGGTAAACGTAGCTCAGCACGCGGAGGCCGAATACTACGAGGAAAAGGAACAGGAACCCGTAGAGCGGGTTGGTATTTTTAGCCAGCAGCGTGGCGAACAGGTTAAAGAAAATGAGTACGCAGATGCATCCCAGCACGCGCAGGACAACACTGAGGTTGTTGGGTGGTTGTGCGCGGATGCTTTTATTATAATCGAGGAAAAACAGGGTTTCATCGTTCCCGTTCTTGACCGGCAGGATGGTATGGTCCGGCAATATCAGGCTGGGGAGGTCCATGTGAACGGTGTATTCCGCTCCCAGTTCTGCTTTGTTATAAAAATGGCTGATGAGAAAGTTGTTGCGGATGGCATATTCCATGCGTACCGGGATGGCAGCCACGACGAAATGCTGGTGGTTGCCGGTGGTTTTCAGTTGACGGGTAATGATTTCGTAGTACCCGTTTTTCAGTTTCATGAACTGCGCGCCCGGTTTCAGCACTTCCGGCATATCTTCCGGCTGCACCTGGCTGGTGCTCCAGAAAGTAAGCCAGGTACCCTGTGCGCTGGAGTCGTAGGCGAACACGAAGTAGTCGCGTTTGCCGATGCGGTCCAGTGTTTTTTCATCGTAGGAACGTTGAAAAAGGCTGTTGATGACGACGGTATCTTTCAGCAGTTTATCGAATGACTGTTCGCGCTGATGCAGGCTTTTCTCGATGCTTCGTTTCACGCCCTGGGGGAAGAATAATAAGCCCAGTAGTTGCTGAACAGGAAGGCGAAGGTGAAGAGCCATGCTGCAACGATCAACAGGTATCCGTGCCGGAGGAAGAAGAGGCGTATTTCTTTTATATCAACCAAAAGGATTTAGGTATTTAGATATTTTGTTATTGGGTTATTGGATTTACGGATTTTGGAATTTTGGAATTTTGGGGTTGGCAGTGCGAACCCCAAATAACCAAATATCAAAATAATTAAATTTCCAGATCTTTCGCTTTATTCCAGAGTGTGTCCATTTCCGTTAGGTCCATATCGTTGAGGCGGCGGCCCTGCTCCAGTGCGAGGGTTTCCATGTGCTGGAAGCGGCGCTGGAATTTTTTGTTGGTCCGTTCCAGGGCGTTTTCCGCATCGATATTCAGGAAGCGGGAGTAGTTCACCAGGGAGAACATTACATCTCCGAATTCCGCTTCGATGGCGTTCTGGTCGCCGGTGTTCACTACTTCTTCCAGTTCATTTACCTCTTCTTTCACTTTATCCCATACCTGGCTGGTGTTGTCCCATTCGAAGCCTGTTTGTTTGGCTTTTTCCTGCAGGCGCATGGCTTTTACGAGGGCGGGGAGGGAAACGGGGACGCCGCTGAGGACCGATTTTTTACCTTCCTTCAGTTTGAGTTTTTCCCAGTTTTGTTTTACCTCTTCTTCGTCCTGTACTTTTACGTCGCCGTAGATATGGGGGTGCCTGGCGATCAGTTTATCACATACGCCGTTGATGACATCATTGATATCGAATTGTTGTTGTTCGGAGCCTATTTTAGCGTAGAAGACGATGTGCAGGAGGATATCTCCCAGTTCTTCCTTAATGGACTTCCAGTCTTCCTCCGTGATGGCGTCTGCCAGCTCGTAGGTTTCCTCAATGGTCAGCTGCCGCAGGGTCTGGATGGTTTGTTTGCGGTCCCAGGGGCATTTCTCCCTTAAATCGTCCATTATCTGTAACAATCTGTTGAATGTAGCTGTCTTTTCCATGGCCGTAAAAATACAGAGAGATTTTGTCATTTTGGCATTTTGCGGATAGCGGGAAATGGGGGGAAAATTGCTTTCTGTTTAAAAGGCTTTTTAATTACATTTGCGAGCTGTAAAAAATTCAGCGATTTTAGTATTTGGCAGCTGGCCGTTTACCGGTTAAGATAAAGGCATCAGGGCATGCTGTCAACATAAAAAAATCCCAAAAAGTATTGATATGAATCCGAAACACATTACGCTTATTTCATCCGAACTGGGCATCTCCGCCAAACAGGCAGAGAACACCATGGTGTTGTTGTCTGAGGGGTCTACCGTGCCCTTTATCAGCCGTTACCGCAAGGAGATGACGGGCAGTCTGGATGAGGTGCAGATCGGTAAGATAGAAGACCTGCAAAAGCGTTACAAAGAAGTGGACGACCGTCGTGAGTTTATCATCAAAACCATTACGGAGCAGGAGAAAATGACCCCTGAGCTGCTGGAGAAGCTGGAGGGCACCTGGGTACTGGCAGCGCTGGAGGACATTTACCTTCCCTACAAGCCCAAACGCAAGACCCGCGCTACGGTGGCCATTGAGAAAGGGCTGGAGCCGCTGGCAAAGCTGTTGTTCGACCAGCAGGACGGCGATACCGCCGCTGCGGAGACTTTCCTCAACGAGCAGGTAGCCTCTTCGGAAGAAGCCCTGAAAGGCGCCCGCGACATTATCGCTGAATGGATCAACGAGAATGCCGAGTGCCGTGACAAGCTGCGCAAGCTCTTTACGCACACCGGCAAGATGACTTCCAAAGTAGCCGAAGGCAAAGAAGAGGAAGGCAACAAATACAAAGACTATTTCGA encodes:
- a CDS encoding sensor histidine kinase; protein product: MKRSIEKSLHQREQSFDKLLKDTVVINSLFQRSYDEKTLDRIGKRDYFVFAYDSSAQGTWLTFWSTSQVQPEDMPEVLKPGAQFMKLKNGYYEIITRQLKTTGNHQHFVVAAIPVRMEYAIRNNFLISHFYNKAELGAEYTVHMDLPSLILPDHTILPVKNGNDETLFFLDYNKSIRAQPPNNLSVVLRVLGCICVLIFFNLFATLLAKNTNPLYGFLFLFLVVFGLRVLSYVYPFPFNLRALNVFDPVIYAKDEIFYSLGDLLLNVLLAFWMILFFREHVKTINLPVLRKRWLQSIVIIVASLLLYMVEQFLADLIQSLVIDSRISFDVTNPFSLNEYSLIGFVVLGFISFSFLFFSQIINYLLNELTNFQYRTKYVWLAAVGIIWLLFRIHNPELPFSVAMVIWLLLYIVLLDFLADRFESSVATVPFLFWLFLLTITTSGALVYYNDQKELSAREKLAADLSKQKDPYLEMLLNDLGKKIEHDEYMQYFFLDKGNKQSKARMEEVLLQNYFQGYLSRFDVAFYPYDENGQPIYPGDTTSLISFNRRMFFESEASPTDVSGNDLYYYEPSFNDYNYIGKKEFHNPVDNTGTGWLVYVLKPKIFSQERLYPELLVEGDLYDRSRESQANYSYAIYDKGVLVSHYSDYPFPIRLYPGDVPPGELTIKDVDGHSEMIYRASPEKVVFVVKQSRTFVEFITLFAYMFCLFLLIIVIYKVFDLLIKARMRLSNIRALINISIRKKVHGTIIFVVVFSFVILGITTTMFFIWRSEVQNRERLSKTMGEVATDVETVFLNQRDMDEIDNMYDPVFKEKLTAALGNIANERALDINVYDADGNLRLTTQPLMTEKGLISGKMEPMAYYEISRLQHIQFIQTEKIGSMPFLSGYMPLRNRSGDVMAYLNVPYFATQTERNQQISNFLVALINFNAFIFLIAGMVALLITNSITRSFSLVTEKLRHVNLGQRNDEIEWDKDDEIGALVKEYNKMVRKLEVSAARLAKSEREGAWREMARQVAHEIKNPLTPMKLSIQYLQRAIAGDSPNVKELSTNVARTLVEQIEHLSNIASDFSAFARIGEPNNEVVLLNEVLSSLTGLYQTQEDCSIEYVEPGRPLYVFADKTQMNRLFTNLLLNAIQAIPEETEGHIRVRLQETADHYVIVSVADNGGGISPEVQSRIFVPNFTTKSSGTGLGLAMCKNIAEQTRGEIWFETKLNEGTTFYVKLPLYEGQ
- a CDS encoding fructosamine kinase family protein, with product MIDEILQKQLSAALSEQLKVKIHINDAKSVHGGDINQTFRIGTNEGYFFLKLNDARRYPDMFAAEYAGLEALHAARALTVPQPLAYGQSNGQSYLLMELMVKGNAVQDFWEHFAQSLAQQHRKTQPHYGYPAPNYIGTVRQYNTPYSSWPVFYAFNRLMPLIRMAYDQRIIEQGMVQQAERLCRQLPQLFPAEAPALLHGDLWSGNFMVGPDGRACVFDPAVYYGHREMDLAMTRLFGGFDTRFYYAYQAAWPLSPGWQQRIGVCQLYPLLVHMLLFGGNYYNSIREVLQAY
- a CDS encoding YceD family protein — its product is MKPLREFEIAFVGLKPGVHSFQYEIGESFFEHFEGERDFSDCKATVNLTLDKKVNFFLLKFEIGGTVTVTCDRCGQPYELQLWDEFNQIVKMADNPEEMASEDADPDVAYISKTESHLNVAEWIYEFILLSIPMQRIHPDTADGKSGCDPKVIEMLERMNQQAKENDNPIWKGLDKFKDN
- the plsX gene encoding phosphate acyltransferase PlsX, which codes for MRIGLDMMGGDFAPAAAVKGVKLFLDTVASDAHLVLIGDESQLVPLLAEAQVDQSKYSVVHSSQVIGMNEHPTKALKEKPQSSISIGFHLLKNEKIDAFISAGNTGAMMVGTFYSIKAIEGVQRPTISTLVPRENGTQGLMLDVGINADCKPENLVQFAVLGSLYSKHILKVDNPKVGLLNIGEEEGKGNLLAQATYPLLKENKQINFIGNIEGRDVLTEKADVIVCEGFTGNIILKMAESVYDIAVRRNINDEYLNKLDSESYGGTPVLGVNKPVIIGHGISQNVAFKNMILLAQQMIESKLLEKIQESFHSSN
- the mazG gene encoding nucleoside triphosphate pyrophosphohydrolase is translated as MTKSLCIFTAMEKTATFNRLLQIMDDLREKCPWDRKQTIQTLRQLTIEETYELADAITEEDWKSIKEELGDILLHIVFYAKIGSEQQQFDINDVINGVCDKLIARHPHIYGDVKVQDEEEVKQNWEKLKLKEGKKSVLSGVPVSLPALVKAMRLQEKAKQTGFEWDNTSQVWDKVKEEVNELEEVVNTGDQNAIEAEFGDVMFSLVNYSRFLNIDAENALERTNKKFQRRFQHMETLALEQGRRLNDMDLTEMDTLWNKAKDLEI
- the rpmF gene encoding 50S ribosomal protein L32; translation: MPNPKRRHSQQRSAKRRTHYKAVADTLSTDSATGEVHLRHRAHWVENKLYYKGKVVLEKQSAAK
- a CDS encoding PAS domain-containing hybrid sensor histidine kinase/response regulator, translating into MTSKGKNARKIPAPDTALPAARDTPDICSLPIHAWLSHTSAGILVTDEDFRCCWTNDVLSRRLPQPIPENLPFDDLILLLKPLVTGPDTFAARMNAIRSEKKPLFGWELVLETGTTVEVAYTPVFDGPGFKGSIWQVINITRKYHVQEEIKRNEHKFRVMLNNLNAAMCETDLDGNITRVYESFCRLSGYTEAELLGKNITDVFVPEENRAFARALRRKRLSENVPLVYDMEIVLKDGSRRWVLASSANVYDRNGNITGGAGIHMDITGQKRLQRELENARRLAEEARIAQKDFLASMSHEIRTPLNAIIGMAHLLEETSLDPQQKEYVNILKHSSGILLGIVSDILDISRIEAGELQVNQREFNPRELIQSLRHTFELKLGRRPVSITAELDANLNTWLIGDDVLLNQILLNLLGNAEKFTSEGEIAIKATQESWLDNTIWVRFRVCDTGIGIPKDKLELIFRNYKQAEADIREKYGGTGLGLAIVKQLVELLGGTINVEDCQGYNTCFVFDLPFMDSRKPISASGIKPRKKLKQRTFEEARVLVVEDNQMNLRYMMSLLEKYKINYQLATNGPDATWFLNARQYDLILMDIRIPGMNGLELAQQIRTDENQFNVATPIIATTAVAMENTAATVRAAGITDILIKPYTPDQLLQIFNKYLNEEETELIMEEEVQNISGFEFHPELDVKYLTALYENNISYAADLFEIFIRTIRDEIKKLKAIVDTGDWERVKFQVHKLKPNFAMVGLTWISAKMQELENNLRTGEPQQPESAARLFDEIVADVDKYYPVVDEEYARMREFVDAASHPHQ